A genome region from Pristis pectinata isolate sPriPec2 chromosome 4, sPriPec2.1.pri, whole genome shotgun sequence includes the following:
- the atp5pf gene encoding ATP synthase-coupling factor 6, mitochondrial yields MILQRLFRFSMALRSALSLQLQRNIGFTAVAFNKTKNLDPIQKLFLDKIRDYDVKSKKAGGVVDAGPEYQKNMDQEITKLQRLYGGGDLEKFPDFKFEEPKFDEISK; encoded by the exons ATGATTCTGCAGCGTCTCTTCCGCTTCTCCATGGCCCTGCGATCTGCCCTTTCCCTTCAGCTGCAGCGGAACATTGGGTTCACGGCTGTCGCCTTCAACAAGACCAAGAATCTCGACCCCATCCAAAAACTCTTCTTGGATAAGATTCGTGACTACGACGTCAAGAGCAA GAAAGCAGGTGGTGTTGTTGACGCTGGTCCAGAGTACCAGAAGAACATGGACCAAGAGATAACCAAGTTGCAGCGACTCTATGGTGGAGGGGACCTTGAGAAGTTCCCAGATTTTAAATTTGAGG aaCCAAAATTTGATGAAATCAGCAAGTGA